CTCAAAAGGATAACAAAGAAAATCCCACAACattaaatgaaacaaatattGTTCTtgttataaacaaaacaaaccgtCAAACACACACaagacaacaaacaaacaactgaaatataataagaaaaaatacaatattacaataaaacaaCTACAACCATATATTGTTTCATTTCTAAGTATTAGCGTGACGGAAATATGATACACGATTGaacgtacatacatatgtaataCGTACGAATTCAATATGAATATATATTTCAAACAAGTAAGGGCgtcctaagttcagccgggccgaatcttatataccctccaccagggtcGCTTctgtcgaattctttgcgcagtatctctttttaggcaaacaaagaataattaataaggacggaggaggagctattatatcaagttatattccgattcgaggctcaagaagaaaaatcgggagatcggtttatatgggagctgtatcaagctaattGAACGATTTTTTAACTGGTAGAAGGGAAaaaatttagaacatttttatactTACCCCAATTACATGAACTAAATGCGAGAgttttggtgtgtgtgtgtgtgtgttgtagcagtgtgttgttcactgaggcggcagcccttgccaatggagaattccatcgggtcaatccggtgcgtacaaccggctaccatgggattgcGAGTTGGGAGTTTTGGTAAAGTAAATTTGCATAtgctgaaataaaattttaatactttATTTGGGTAAATTATTTACTAGAAAATAATATATGTGCTCCTTTCATTTAATGTTGTTATCTAAAGCTAGGTAAGCCTACCTAATGAGATTACAATAAAACTAATCTTCGTCgaaaaataatgtttaaattaaatttaatacaaaaactGTACGTAGGTactattttgtttcatttcagcTTTACACGACAGTTAAAAAGTaccacaattaaaaaatttggaaaataaataaagaaatataaATTCGATGATAATGAGACGATAACCAGTAGGAGATTCAAAAAAGTCGGGTAATTATTCTACCAATACCATTAAGTGATTAACAAGATGATTACGGATTACGGTATGTAGCAATAGATTGATTAAATATTCTGCCATAACCTGGTAGCGTATTAAATCACCATAAATGAACCTACTCTGGGAATAATCAATTGATTAGCAGGCACTAAACGACAAAAGATAAAGCAGTCGGCTAGAAAATGAGGAGCTCGGGTTTTGAAGACTTTGTACAACAAAACAAGCAACCGAAAACTCACAAAATCGTGGACGGAACATTTCAAAAATCGGCGTACAAATGTCTACACGAGAATACTACTCTGTTAACTGCCAGTTGCACCTTCATCATATTACAACCAGTGGTCCCAGAATAGACCCCAAGACCTTATAAAATATTCGGCATAACCAGGGCGTCAACCAGTTTTGTCCTAACTGCTCGAGGCAATACCAAATCTGTATTGTAATGCTGCCGAAGCGCAAGAACTGTCTTTGATACAACACTATTAATATGAGGTTCAAACGAGAGCTTGCCATTGATAATTAGGCCCAAACACTTCATGCTTTGAACAAAGTCAATTTTCACTCCCATATACGACAGAATCAAATTTACGTCATTGCGAGAGATGAAAAATATGGCCTTAGTCTTAGAGGCATTTACGCTCAGCCCATTTTTCTGCATCCAAGGTTCCATGTTTTCTAGCACATTACAAATCAAAGATTAAAAagcatatatacatatagcgAAATCGCCTTTAAAAAGAAGTTGCACATCGACCGCATAGGCGTACGGAACGCATCAATTCCAAATGGCATCAAATTCATCAttcaaaaaagtataaaaagaaGTTGACCCAGGACTGATCCCTGGGGAACCCCGCTTTTTACTGGAAGAGTTGCCGAAGATATGCCATTGACATGAACATATTGCTCCCTCCCTGCACGATAAGAATACATAAATCTACACGCACTGTCGATATCAAAATAAAGTAATTCACTCTATCGAACGCCTTTTCAAGATCCAGTGATAGAAGAACACACAACTTATGGTTAGATAGACAGCATTTGATAGTCGGTTAAGTCACAACGAAATCCACACTGGCAATCATTCTAAAACATTTTAGTCTCAATCTCGAAACGAATTTTTCGCGTCACTTAGGAGTTTGTTTAAACTGCAATTCGAGCAAAAAGCGAAGAATTTCGATGTTTAAACAGATTCATCAAAGTCAAAAGAGCTAATAACTCATCAAAAATAAGGACTAAAAACCGTCTATGTATATAGACGAATATAGATCGGAAAAAGAAGCCCAGATGAACGAAAAGCAACCGTTCGACATCGACAACAGGCTATTAGTCTTTTTAAAAGATGTTTAAAATGTTGTTATTAATCAATACCAAGTTTAATTGATGAATTTTAAGTCAAACATTTTCTGGGCACTCCtcacacatatttttttttttttcgattgtcACATTGCTTCACCCAATTATTCTCTTTCACCAATGTATTGTTTGTTAACGTTGTTTTTCGAAACTGACGAACTAAATCTCAGCAGCACACATTTGCTGCGCTTAAACCCCGTTTATACTGCTCCTAAAAtctggatttaatggctcgatcatctgttttccctttataaaatcagctgacgagagccttaaatctggatttaataaacagtgtaaacggggtttttaCCAATTAATTTCGACGAATTTCTAAGCCAACTTTAAGTCACGCCCTACACGAATAAATCAGAATATTAAGGCCCTATGACCTCAAATTAGCACATGTCGTGTGATAGCAATGAAAGTAACATATGAAaaacacttttcaaaatagcccaTGTAACTGTTTGGTTTagaacgtgctctattcttctGACAGACATTTATGACTAtaacaatttttacgcataaCAAAATCAGATTTGAtcacatttttaggttatgtcatacggaaataatgatagcaaaaatgatgttgttgtagcagtgtgttacacactgaggcggcagcccttgccgatgaaaaactccatcgggtcaatccggctgccatgggattgcgcaAAAATGATAAATCGTATGTGTGCCGTGCAATAGCGGCTTTAAGGAATGTGTGTTAAAGGGTTACCAACCAAATTATTTTGGTTATATTTGGTTCCtggaatacgaatttgagattaataattaataatttgaATCTGGGTCCATGATCACTCCTTAAAATCcaacggaaaatattgtttcctGAATAATAGAAGAGCAGCGAGGTGGGTTTAGGTCTTGCTACCGACATAAACTAAcagtaattaaaatatttttattacaacTTTGTATTATATTACTTTGTGAAGCAAGCCCAacagaaaaatatttgtatagaatataattttattggaaGATTCATGATCCCTGTAGCCACAATATCTCTACACTGAAtggcaaattgatttttaaaatattcaggTAATACGTCTAATTCATAGtattttccataaaaaccaTGCGTCCAAGTCCACTGGTTGTCATACATCCCCATCCCCACACATTGAACCTGCTTTACTTTTACAAGTTTTTCTGACCAAATACCTCAAATTTACTTTCGAGTTTTTTCTGACCAAATACCTAAAATTAACTTCTATCGATAAACATACCGATATTCCaccgatataccgatttaaTAATCAACCTTATATAAAATATGAACTGAAAGTTACGCCGAATGCTGCAAGGAAGTTTATTGTttgtgttgtagcagtgtgttgtacactgcgtcggcagcccttgccgatgaaggacttcatcgggtcaatccggtacgtacaaccggctgccttgggattgagGAAGTTTATTTTGATACAGCGACGTAAAAATATGGACCACTCTGTAAattgtttaaacatatttgttcGTATGTAGGTATAAAGTCTACTTTAATTTTAAGCATGATGCCTTGGTATCACTTAAAAAGTGTCTTTAAAACTCTGACATCAAAAAATAGGATTTATGTGAATTAATCACTAAGCACTAACATTTCCCACAATATGCATATAACGAAAGATATATGGGCTAACATTAATCCTCTTCATACAAACACATTTAATATGGAagtattaaagtaaagtaaaagggagttcttttgtttgtttgggaGCTTTTTTATTCTTTATATTGGTCTGCGATATGATTTCAATTCATTATGGTCATAATACTTATGTATCAAGTCATACATATTAGCGAAAAAATACATCAAATTGTCGTATTGACCATTATATGGGGCTAGCGGATGCATGTTGCCTTCGTCTGTGTCTATTATCTTTGCTGTTTTATAGAAATTATCGCATATTTCCAAGTTGTCCAATCCTTTGTAGTTCTTATTCAAACCCCAGGCATTAACGTGCACCTCTAGGAGAAATTGATGTACAGCTTCCAGCGTTGCCAAATACCAGCGAGGGCTGCCTTTTTGATGACGCCAAAATTGTGAACATCTATTTTGCAGAACTACGGGCTTTAAGCACTTCACTCGTTCATCTTTGTAAATACCTCGACTTTGGTTCCACGTACTATCTATAAAAACGGCCTTTTTAATGGGCAGATTATCAAAAGTATACAACTTTGTGTTTTGCTCTTCCGTACATTGTCCGCCAGAATCTTCATCGACTACCTCCTCCAGGCGTTTTCTCAGTAAAGTGCCAACATTATAGCCTTTGGGAAATCCGTAATTGTTTTCCCTACATAGCCTTACATTACGCTCAAATAGCTGTGCCACTGTGACGCTATCCACACTGGGAAATATAAGGACCACATTATCCTCCAATgaataatctggtatatctgGGTAGGTAAATATTTGCACATCTTGGTCTGCGGCAAGAACTGCTGCATGTACGGCAGTACTTTTGCCATCAATctcttttttatgttttataatATCAATTTTAAGGGGAATCTTCACCGTGGGTATTATGTCGCCCAGATTTCCGACTGGTATATAACAACTGTAGCAAAAAAACTTACGAGAACGAGCACACTGCGAGCAATTATACCGCCCTTCGATGGTATCCAAAACTGTAAAGTCGTTAATTTTCATATGGACGAATGGGTACTTTCGGGGCCGGCTTACAATTTCAATAGGATGCGTCAtcttgatcaactgttttgtaCCCTTAATAATAGTGATGAACCAGCATGCACTCTTTCGTCTTTAACATGGAGCATGGAACCTTTATTTTGCCatgaaacaaaagtaaaaaaaaaaagaagacgaAAAGTTTCAACAGCTGTTTTCATCCAAATGGATGAAGCGACATGACGCGTCGACAATAATTCACCAGTCTGTTCACatatgaagattatttcataatATTTTTTAGAAACTCTGAGGAcgatattttgtttaattttgttacgttttctcctactttcaatcggcagatttgacatccttcatgatgttcatggggcctatccactttatgttttcacaAGTGAATCCTGGATGTTTATAAAGAAGGAAAACTTGATATAAAATATGTTTCATCTAATAAACATATTGCcactattttaacaaaattactaaCAAAGATGAAGAATCATAACCTAAAAGGGAAGTTGGGATTgcagtaaaaaacaaaaatatttgttcattAGGGGGAAGTGTTGAATTTATTGTACTTGCTAATGAAAAACtttgtttattaaaataatatttcataTGTCTGCTGAATATAATACGGATTTTTCATTGTCTTCGTAaaactttttcaataaagaTATTCTGCGTTATTTTATTGATTCTTGGATATACAtcaacaaacattttatttcacgttcaggaccggtcaattgcccacctagatcatgcgatttaacaCTATTTAGACTATGTTTGTGAAgctatgttgaagctcatgtctatgcatgacataattaccagatagcggcagccggttgtacgtaccggattgacccgatggaatccttcatcggcaagggctgccgcctcggtgtacaacacactgctacaataacaacaaccaagtAGTGTAACGTAAAcagctgaatacaatttttctcgcggagtgcactatctgtcaacgagttttggttatgTATGTGTATAAAAGTAAAGAACCATACACCCACAAATAACGAAAAATaacgcgaactagtaacaaacacaaaatcagagttgcactaatcactgatttttacagattgtgcactcaaaatgttgttattgggcaactgccactggGAATGACCTTgaccaacaaaaacaatttgtttTAACAATTCTCATCTATCCTCTATATGCATGCGAAACCCTATTTAATAAACATTTCTCCTAACTCcagctaaaaaaaaatcacgattactctatttttaggtatttttctacccattcggcgttaatgggttaaaattaAATCCGCAATACTCGCAACACTGATATCCACATAGGAATGATAACTGATTGAGTTTTCAAGCTATCATTCCTTATCTGGGCTAGTTAGAGGAAAAGCCCCACAAACCAGCTAATAATCAGCTGTTTTCTTGCCATTGCTTAAATCTTTGGCCATTGCCTTATTCAGCCAGCAGTCGAGAAGTCATCGGATCCAGTTCTATTTCTCCGATAATAACTATTATTATAATTCGAAGAACAACTAAAACATTGCAAAGTAACATAAAGTAACTCAATTGAAGACAACCAGTCAATAAATAATATCGTGCGAGATTGATAATAATTTTTCCACTTATAAGACTAATTCAATTACACACACTTCGttaaaagaaataaagaaaaccaCAACGTCTTAAAGACAACAGCGaggaaaacacaaacaaaatagAGTGACCAACCAAAGTGAAACACATCCATgaacataaataaaaactaaacaaaatatttcgtcatTGTGCTATTTTCGTCAAAAAGCGAGCGACGACAATAAATAGCAAAGAAAATAATACGCATCAAACCGAGAGCTATAGACTGAGCAGTGCGTCGAGAGAAAGATAGAGGAGGGATTACATTGATTTAGCACCACATTAACAAGAATTAATATACGAATTACATCTCAACgaataacaaacaaataacTCATACCCTGGAAACCATGGCGGCCCCACAAACAACAGCCAGAATTGATGGCATCAATGTGGACCAAGAGGTTCCTTCGGAATTGGCTTTAGATGTGGACGATATAAAACACTGCTTCGACAACTTGATTGTAATTGATGCCGGAGCaaatttaacaaacaaaaaatacagcCGAGACTTGGACTCGGTTATGCAAAGGGCCAAAGATGCCGGTAGGTATTACTGGAGGAGTTTTTCTACGTTCCACTTTCATATTATCTAATAGCAATAGTCTAATTACACCCTTGATACGGCATGGAAAGTGCTCAAAGCACTGGTCCAAATGGTCATCACTAACCTTCGTATGAAAAGTGTAATGGAATGTGTGAAACATGTTAATTATTAAATCAATGCATAGTGGTAGGGCGTAAATATTTCCGTGGGGATTTCTTTGAGACTGCATATAAATGCTATTTTATACACAGACACTGATGTGGTGTGCAAAAGCCCATGAATCCTGCATACAGCAACCAGGCTACTGTAGACATATCCTTAGATTTGAAATGTAAGTCAACTAAATTTTTCAAACTATGATCTCTTGGGTGATATATTATCAAATACATGCAATTTGAAGTCATCAGATGGTGTATgggccatacatatatacataaattAGAAAATTTGGAGGTATATATAAAATCTGTTCTCTATTGATGATCCAAGTTGAAAATTCCAGCACCACTTTCATTGATTCCTTTTAtctttgcacaaaaaaaaagtgatcTACTTATGTGCACATAAAGCACGAAGTGTAGATACGACTTACGTGTGACGACTCTGAGCGATGATCTCGCACacaaagaagaagaaataaaagaaaacatgaGAAGTCTTTGCATTCAATTGTCTCTTAGGGCGTCGCCATGAGGTTCTTGGTTGAGTGTGGGCGATATGaccttttgtttgtttatttatttggatGAAGATGCATGTACAATGTCTTCTCACAGTCATCACATCATTGGTCACTTTTCCTTCTGAAGTTCATTGAATGTTTGGTTGAATACGTATGTATTAAAAGCATATGTTTGGTATTCAGTTGATAGTTATCATTGACCTTTCATCACCTTGGtgtaattttaaaaatgtaaacaacgccttgtttgtattaattttatttccttttttgtcataGGCGTTCAAAAGATTATGGTGCCTGGCACTTCGGTCAAATCAAGTAAGGAAGCCCTCAGACTTTCGCGCATTTATCCCGATGTTATTTACTCGACTGCTGGCATTCATCCCCACGACTCCAAATCTATAATCGAGGATCCTAGTAGCTGGTTTGAATTCCAAGAAATTGCATCCTCTCAGGAATGCGTTGCCATAGGGCCATGTGGTTTAGATTACCAACGTGACTTTTCCGAACCGGATGTACAAAAGGAAATCTTCGAAAAGCAACTGCTCTTGGCGACAAGTTTAGGCAAAGCAATTTTAATACACGAACGTTCGGCACAACAAGATGTCCTCGATATTTTAGACAAGTAAATATTAATGAAACTTTGCTTAATTTTATTCTCAATTGATATTTTCCTTCAGATTCCAGAATTTGCCACCGGTAATAATACGAAGTTTCATGGGTACAGCTGAGGAAGCCATTAAATATTTGGACAGAAGGTTCTACATAAGCTTAACTGGTTATTTATGCAAGGTACTTAAGTAATATATTTAACAAGCCAAAATAGACATCTACAAGGGTAACAAAGTTGTAGGGCAAGTATCTCGAAGTGAATAAAATTTTAGTACGATTCTCTCCAAGCCTCAggttattgtagccacatttgggTGTGGCGATCGCGaatctcgtcaagctccataggtAACCAAGGTCGTACCGGTCCATAGAACGGTCACTCGCGCCATATCGAGCAACATAGGCACTCCGTATTTATGCAGAGCGGGTCGGTGCCTCATCTGGTCTCCCTCTGAGACTCCACTCCataccactatccgcaacctgtggaccgcccggtagctcccagctaagcttctcgtgattaCCAACAAAACTAcatagatcggagctcaaagctcCAGCCCgtgctctatacggagtagctgcaattgcagtcgcggacaattagcggtatcgagcggagtgtCTCAGTGAGAACACGGGCGGCACct
This Stomoxys calcitrans chromosome 2, idStoCalc2.1, whole genome shotgun sequence DNA region includes the following protein-coding sequences:
- the LOC106083499 gene encoding tRNA-uridine aminocarboxypropyltransferase 1 is translated as MTHPIEIVSRPRKYPFVHMKINDFTVLDTIEGRYNCSQCARSRKFFCYSCYIPVGNLGDIIPTVKIPLKIDIIKHKKEIDGKSTAVHAAVLAADQDVQIFTYPDIPDYSLEDNVVLIFPSVDSVTVAQLFERNVRLCRENNYGFPKGYNVGTLLRKRLEEVVDEDSGGQCTEEQNTKLYTFDNLPIKKAVFIDSTWNQSRGIYKDERVKCLKPVVLQNRCSQFWRHQKGSPRWYLATLEAVHQFLLEVHVNAWGLNKNYKGLDNLEICDNFYKTAKIIDTDEGNMHPLAPYNGQYDNLMYFFANMYDLIHKYYDHNELKSYRRPI
- the LOC106083513 gene encoding 3'-5' ssDNA/RNA exonuclease TatD isoform X1, with translation MAAPQTTARIDGINVDQEVPSELALDVDDIKHCFDNLIVIDAGANLTNKKYSRDLDSVMQRAKDAGVQKIMVPGTSVKSSKEALRLSRIYPDVIYSTAGIHPHDSKSIIEDPSSWFEFQEIASSQECVAIGPCGLDYQRDFSEPDVQKEIFEKQLLLATSLGKAILIHERSAQQDVLDILDKFQNLPPVIIRSFMGTAEEAIKYLDRRFYISLTGYLCKDKSDTGVRRLLDNGTLPLDRLLVETDSPFMYPNTRASKLPQHVKTGITERSLLYLHRYCTFQRNEPCSLPAIVEMIAAFMKKSPDEVALATSFNALKLFGLS
- the LOC106083513 gene encoding 3'-5' ssDNA/RNA exonuclease TatD isoform X2, producing the protein MNPAYSNQATVDISLDLKCVQKIMVPGTSVKSSKEALRLSRIYPDVIYSTAGIHPHDSKSIIEDPSSWFEFQEIASSQECVAIGPCGLDYQRDFSEPDVQKEIFEKQLLLATSLGKAILIHERSAQQDVLDILDKFQNLPPVIIRSFMGTAEEAIKYLDRRFYISLTGYLCKDKSDTGVRRLLDNGTLPLDRLLVETDSPFMYPNTRASKLPQHVKTGITERSLLYLHRYCTFQRNEPCSLPAIVEMIAAFMKKSPDEVALATSFNALKLFGLS